Part of the Vigna unguiculata cultivar IT97K-499-35 chromosome 3, ASM411807v1, whole genome shotgun sequence genome, ATAACTTCTAAACAATCTAAATAGTTATATGCTTTAACtagaataaaaagatatttatagaATTTGGAGGGACATTAAACACGTTTTTTTGGAGGGATGAATTTAGACATACTAAGCATTAagtggaataaaaaaaatctatatagaAACAGTTTAGCTAATTCTTTCACActtataacaaacaaaatatggCCCCACAAATATCATACAGCTGAAATGGAACCATTCGTTATCTATGTAATTATATCATTGatataaacacattttatgcAATAAATAGCACTTGCTGTTTTTTTTGAAAGATAGTTAAATCCAATCCACGAGAACTATGAACACTTCATGATCTTATCAATAATCTTCCTTTCCAAAACCAAGTGAGCAAGTAATTAATGAAACTACCTCTGTGTCTTCTTCAGGACACATTGTTCAAATAATTAAGAGTAAACGGTATTTTGACTTTCTAAATGTTCAAATAATTAAGAGTAAACGGTAAAAcaaatttgaacattttttttactaaaaggACTTTCTAATTTATTTCTAACTGTATCTTTCATAGCTATCATGGTCAAGCTTGATAGaatagaattattattattagtagctccttaataaaattattattttacaagtaatcttttattttattttttctcctaaGTAGTAATATCACATGAACTTAgtcattaaatatataatagatattgaTAACAATTATAAGGACCTAGAAAATAATTTAGAGTAGAAGAATTTTTTATAAGAGAtactcatattttattattaaaaagcttaagttataaaaaagttaaattaacccggatatacttttataaaagttaCTGTCTCTCTTGAAAGTAAACATTCTTTTTTCCTTTGCACTCTATATAAGGTTTTAACTTATCTATCTACTTGTTTGAAGAAGAGTACCTCATAGGATTACTACActcttgtttgaaaaaaatctcaaacaaagtaaattcatattttattctctttataGTCCTTTTAGTAGATACATTTCATCATGTGGGACAATTTTGTTTTGCATGTGTCCTCTAAGGACTCAAGATGATTTCCTTTCAGGTAGGATCGTTAGTATGTGATCAGATTTGATATGAGTTTCCTGTATATAATGACCAGCAAAAGAAcgagtttttttctttttcttttcatcttataTTCTTATCATTGAGGAATACAATGTCTTTCTTGCGAGGTTATCATATGAAAATTATAAGATGTCCATGTTGAACTTAGACCTTCATAAATAAGCACATTGTCTGGATTCATAAGAGCTGTAAAATTATCTTTCACCTGTTCATTTCAGTATTTCTTTAGACTATACTTTTTTAAACCGAGGGGGAATAACTTGAACACTTTCTAGTTCACCTTGATAACTTTCGTTGTATCATTGAATAGTATATTAAGTATAAACAATAACATGAATGATCCCAGACAAAAATCTGTACATGTGTAAAATCAAGTTTAAGACCTTATAAAACTTAAAGAAACCTAACCTAACAGTAGAAGTGTTCATAAACTAGTTTAGTTAAACATTAACTGCAAAGTACTCAAGGTTATACAGGTTTCATCAGATAGGTTCAATAGCCAATTTAAGCCAGATTTGGTTACCTTCTAATTGACTCAACCCTTTTCAGCCTTCGTAAGTTTTAATAGCTTCCACGATGTTCTGGAACCTGCATTTGTCTAAGTATCAGTCTTTTGGAAGTTCTACAGTTTGTTTTCATTATCTTGAAGGCTAAATCTGTTAAAACTGAACACTGCCCCGTCTCATCTCAAGGCAACTCAATGCATAGTCACACACCTCTAACTCTTGGTGCCAATTTGACAAAGCATATTGATTTGATCAAGTTGTGTTCTCCTCTAGGCTAACTTCCAATACCAACCAAACTATGTCCTGACGGCTTTGGCAATGCATGGCCTTGCATCCTCCTCCTTACTATTGCAGCATCATCCCATCTTCCAGCTCTTGAGTATATATTTGACAGCGTCACATAATGACCAGCTTCTTGAGGTTCTAAACTGATCAATTTTTCTGCGGCTACTTTTCCAACGCTAACATTTTGGTGTTCTTGGCAGGCAGCAAGTAAAGCTCCCCAAACATGCTTATCTGGTTCCTGGGGCATTTGGTTTATGAAATCAAAAGCCTCTTCAAGCCTACCAGCACGGGCAAGCATGTCAACGACACAAGAAAAGTGTTCCCTCACTGGTGTCAAACCCAAGTCTTTTGTCATTCTGTAGAAAAGTTTGATCCCCTCATCCACAAGTCCTGAATGACTACAAGCCGAAAGTACACACGAAAAAGTCACCAAATCAGGTCTAACACCTGAATCACTCATCTCCTGCAAAAGCTTCAGAGCAGTTTGGCCAAGCCCGTGTGTGCCAAACCCTCCAATAATCGTGTTCCATGAAACCAAGTCCTTGGCCACCATGGTGGAAAACACAGCAAATGCATATGCAATGCATCCACGGACCGAGTACATATGAACAAGGGCATTATTAACCAGAATCACAGAACTGAGACAGCATTTCCGAACATAAGCATGCATCTCTTTTCCACATCTCAAATCACAAACAGGCAATATAGTAGACACAGTTGTGCCATCAATCCTCACCCCCCTTTCCTGCATTTTTCTGAAACATTCAAGTGCCAGATCTCCCAATCCCACATCAATCAAACTCAAAATCATCGCATTCCATGTAACAGCATCACTCTTATCCATCCTCCGAAACACAATATCAGCACGATCAAGTCTACCGCAGCCGGCATACAATGTCACCAATGCAGCACCAGCAGACCTATAAAACACATCCCCACACATGATTTTAAGGCCATAGCCATGAACCTCCATCCCACTAGCCAAAGCCCCCAAAGACCTGCACGACACAAGCACCCCAGAAAGAGCATCCACATCAGGTGAAACCATGCCTACATTCATCATCTTCCTAAAAATCCCCAAAGAAACATCATGCCTCCCAACACTAGCATAACCCGATATCAAAATCGTCCACGAAATCACATTAGGAACCTCAATCTCCCCAAAAGCCCTCCACGCCTCGCAGCACATTCCCATCCTACAATAAGCATCCATCAGCGTGTTCCACGTGACAACATCCAGTGCACACTCACACCCATCCCGTTTCATAACCCGGAACACCTCCACAGCTCTCTGAGGAAGCCCATTACACACGTAAGCCGACATCATGGAATTCCACGAAAAAACATCTCTTTCAGGCATTTCATCGAAAACTTGCTTTGCACTCCAAACATCACCACATTTGGAGTACATATCTAACACGGAGTTGCGAACTTGCAAGTTGGACTCCGCCCCAAGCACAATGACATCTTTGTACACAACAGTGCCGGTTCCCAAGCACGATAACTGGGCACACGCTTTCAACACCTTGGGGAAGACGTAGCCATCGGGTACGACACCGTTTTGCCTCAGTTTGGCGTAGGTTTGGATGCACTGGTGTGGATACCCGTGCTTGGAATAGAAGGAGAGGATGGAAGTGAAGGCGAAGACGTTGGGGTGGGagagttgttggagaagagCGAGCGCGGAGCGAAGGTCATTGAAATCGGCGTAGATTTGGATTAACTTGGTTACGAAGAAAGGGTTGCGGTGTGAAGTGGTTTGGAGAATGTAGGTGTGAAGTTGCTTTGCTTGGTTCAGAGTTTTGCAGGCTCTGAGCAGAGAGTTGAAAGAGTGTGTGTGGTTCTGCATAAATGAATGAACAATGAATCATTGAATGGGTTCTTTTCTCCTCATTTaaacagtttttattttttttcttacattagTATTTTGCCAAGAGTTTCTGTTAACTTCACATTTTTTCCCGCACAAAAAGATTCTTATGATCGTAGAACCTTAGTTATTCTCATGGCGTCTATGTTGAGATAACACCTACCTCCATTGTCATGGTTGTtacaaaatagataagaaaaggggtcattttgaaaaaaatagaaagaacaGGAAGAAATCACGGGTCCAGGAAGCAAAAGCCCACAACCTACCAACAAGTTGTCCACCGGGCTTGAGACAAAATGAGGCCCAGACCAGAAAAAAGTGAAGGGGATTTTATTATTCAACCCAGTTTTTATTTACACcaacttgttttcctttttacaaaatataaagtatGTTTTTGTTGTGGgttcttttataaaaatgggTGACTTTGACCATTTATTGTAAAAATGAGTATGTTTACTGATTAATTATACGGTAGGATTAGTTTACTAATaacttaactattttttaaaaaagttaggTCTTTTTGATTCATTTATTAAAAGACGGGTTTAAAAGACAGTTTACTAATTAATTGTATCGTTGATTTGACTAATCATttgatttttctatatatttttttaacttttataataattttaaagttttacatatttttcttaaaataaattttaaataatttgattaaaattatttaaaataaaatttattattgtaaattttataataaaatgaaacaataaaatttaaaatataaattttaaaatatcaaaatttttatatattttatttaaaatatttttaatcaaattttattattgtaaattttataataaaatgtaataataaaatctaaaatattaagttttaaaatatcaaaattttaacatttttttaaatatttttaatcaaattttattataaaatttaataataaaatttaaaatattttttaaaatatccaaattttaataaaattttatttaaaatgtttttaatcaaattattaaagatttatttttaaaaaaatatataaaactttaaaaattatataaaaattaaaaataaataaagagaaattaaatcattaataaattgaTCATATTatgtcattaattaattaattagtaaattgattatttttataataaacgGGTCAAAATGacttatttttgtataaaaaaaccGTTTGTTGTAGTTTGAAAAGGTTTGTGTTGATACTGAAAAGCCCAAGAGAAACAAACGATGATAAGCCCATAGAAAACCATCATAATGTGATAGAAAAACGATCATGTGGGCCAGaaaacgaatatatatatatatatatatatatatatatatatatatatatatatatatatatatatatataaataatggggtaaataaaaaatagtaattttacTTCATCCAAAAATCCACCAAAGCATTTTtcgaaaagaaaaacaatttacTGAAGTTGAGAACTTTCAAACGCACGCAACATACtatgtttttcttataatagAAATAGTTGTAAGATTCTATTTAATTCTCTCCGAGAATTAAATTACTTTCTCATAAGTTTATTAAAATGAGTCAATCCTACTCATATAAGTTGACTTACTGTATATTGAGTTAAAAAATGTCGGCTTAATCCGATTTACtttttaatgagttaaaattttgtaatccaGTTAGACATACTATGAATTGGTAAGTTACTGAATtgatttatttatgaatattttttttaatttattttacatatttattggATTACAATGAAGGTGAAttgacttaattaattttttaatttttttaaaatagtggaATCAAAGTGTAAACCTAATTctagaaatattattataaagataatagttaaaaattaaagtatcaacgtatataacttgacaaacaaattaattaaacattcaaactatttaattattattgagcaatattctaacattttaaaatatgaaattgtgaacctatataattaaaattagtaaataattacaaaaaaataataataataaaaaaatattggtgggttaagtgggtcaatcCACCTTCAACCCGACTTGAACCCATTTAATCCGTGAGTTAAGTGAGTCGGATTTAGTTcaactcatttttttaaaaaatggatttttctcaacccaacccggctcgaacccatTATGAGGTGAGTTGTGTTGACTCACGAGTTGGAACCTATTTTGACATCTATTCCCATTATAAAGTCAATGGTAGATTCATTTATCATTAAAGCAACCtacaaaatattaatgttgTGATTGTTTGGAGCTACAGAGATTTCACATGAGcacaaatttgtaaaagaagataaaaaatcaACAACACTATTCAACACGAAAACgatacaatttttttagaaaactttCTTCTCATCCATCTGAAGATACGCAAGAAGGACAGACACGTATAATGTACAATAAACATTCGATTAAGTCCACACTCATTTAAGTCTTTGTCCCACATAAATCCGCatttagaaaggaaaaattcTCTGATCAATAATTGtgactttatttttagaaaaaaataatgtataatcgtgtgaaaaattttttttattcgttCACATGTGATTGTTGATTGACCATTTTGTAAAATGCAACGAAGGTATCACATGTGATTGTTGATTGACCATTTTGTAAAATGCAACGAAGGtgaagagagagagatagagagagagatccattttatctattatatatctcataattttataactcGTACAAATTTTCAACACTCACAATAATTGTATGActcaaaatatttcatattgtaattatatgactctaaaaatttcaaaagtcCGCATCAAAGTAACTCTTGAGATCAAAATGAAGACTttagcaaatatatatataattttatgaaaataacataatataataaaagataaaatgtaataaaatatttattctttatcctagtataataaatacttataatatattaataaaaattaattttaagaatatatttaattaattaattttattaaaaaaacaatatttatcaaTCCATCGAATAATTtacaaactttaataaaatttctcttcatttctCATTATGTTTCTCTTAATCCAAACAACTTCATTTTTACCTCTTTTTCCCCCTCAAAAAATTCACTTATTTTTGCTCCCTTAAATCCATATTTCAATCCAAATATACgtgttcttttgaaatttcGACAGGCTTCAACCCCACAACTACATGTTTCGTCTCTACCTGGGTCGCTACAACCATTTACAGCGGGGTTCATCTTCCTCTTCGTTCTCAGcaccaatgcacaaccattttaAATACTAGTGAACTTCTTCCATCATCAACATCTATGGTTGGAGCTTTATGATGTCGCCTTCTTCGTTCGTTCCTCACCAATTTTTCGCGAAGCTGTTAGCTCGCAACCATTGCATGAACTTGCTGGAAGCTTGAAGCCCTAGTCACCTCCACCATAAGCTTAGCATTTGATTGCACTACACTAGCTAAGGGAGGTTGTTGCACACATCGGCTCGTACatattcctttttcttcttctttttctcaagAAAATTTAAACACTTTGAAATAcacatcatttttttatatttagttaaagGTACCTTCAGGCGGACGTTGTAGGTGCTATTGTTCTCCCTACAACATAAAAGACTCTCATATTCAAAATCCAGATTTTATATACCATGCTTTATAATTATGgctttttcataattttctataataaattatgactcagaaaaaaagtattttattttaaaatacttttattttttttcaagttagTCTTCCAGTTGCGATTTAGGTTGCAACAAGTGAGTGTGGGTAGTTTTGATGAGCAAAACAGTTGGACTGATTGGGGTGCTTTTAGGAGTGGTGAGTGTGGTTTTTTTGTGAGATACCCTTGTGTTTTATCGTGGTTGTGGATGATTTTGGGTGTTTTTCGACTAAACATCAAAGGTGGAATCCCTAGGGTATGTGGTCTGGTGGTTAGACGGGTTGTATTTAGCAACTTTACGGGTGTAGTgttgaatttttcaaaaatcgggAAGTGGTTGGAGGGTGGAATGTTAACGAGTAACATGGGATTGACTGTGGCGAAGAGTCACCCAACTGAGAGGCATATGTGTGTGGTGCCAGACAAGAGGTCAAGATCAGAAAATGTAGAGTGAGATATAATTGGAGATCGTGGTAGGGGATGTAAAGGAGGTGGAGGGTTTGGTAGGCATAGAGTTTATGCAAGAGTGTTGAAGCTAGCTAAGTTGAGCAACAAAGGTCTGGTGCTGATATGCAAGAACATGTGCTACTCAACAAAATTTCTATTGTTTCTTTTGGTTTTCGATGGCAGAGTATAATGGAAGATAGGTTGCATTGTCGTGTTTGTTCCATGTTAGTTCCTGTTCGAAAGGGGATTGATATAGCACACATGTCCGTCATTAGAAGTTCCGTTGCTACAAAGAACTATTCAAATTAAactgaattataattttgtgagattatgtataaaaaaaactagataaaattatttttcttatatgaatatcttatttttatttaaaataaaagttgaagGGTGAAAAATATTATGTCAACTAATTATTATTGGGCAATCCCACGCTCGTCGTTATCATTCCCCACTCTGACTATATATTCATGGTTAGTTGTGCTTTCCACACTCGATTCCTAAAACATTTGACATTGCACTTGTAAAGTGGCTCTATACATTCAGTCTGACCACTTGTCGCAACTGAAATTGCGACGGGATGtcgaaacaaaaataaaattatgaaaaaagaaCAACTTAGAGTCACTACCATTGTTTATTCTGAAAAACTGTGaaaaaaccacaaaaataaaacaaggtTTGCGAAAACCAGATTTTAGATCCGAGAGTTAGTTACGCGTACGAAAGTTGTTACAATCCCACAACATCCTTCCTAACCTTTAATTTAATATGCAAACTGATGTGATTTTTctaaatgtttattttccctATGAAATGAGAAGAAAATACAGTAtgaaggatatatatatatatatatatatatatatatatatatatatatatatatatatatatatatatatatatatatatatatatatattcttttctatttttgtgtCCGACAAAGATGTATCTCGTTCCTacgtattttcattcataatgaaaaatcaaagatcacgtagttcttaacgAAAACCTTTTGAGAAattgttgatttgattttttataattttggaaactcttttatgtttttctttgtaatttgaattatttggaaATTAGTGTCACACGACGGGAACGACCGGAAAGATacaaaaaagtaaacaaagaaaattatggtTAACTCTTGTTTTAGGAATTCCAATTAAGGGGTGTTATACCTTTTCCTTGTTATTACTTGATTGTGTGTAGAGCAATGGTTGCAAATTGATATATGGGGTGATGAAGTGTGTTTCTACTATGTTAAGTTCAACGGCCTCGGTGAATGTTTTTCCTCAAATGAACTTATGTGCACGTTGGCGCTGAGCGCATAAAAAATTGTCATCGAACGCACTTCGTTGTAGATGAGAAAAAACAGTGTTGAGTGTTACTTTTTCAATGCTCCTTTATTTGCTACTTAAAATGATGCTAATAACATTTCCTTTATCTATGGGTTGATTTGAGATTTCATCAATTTTAGATATGTAGGGAAAATATTGATTTCATCTCCATATCAATGATGAAATTCTATGATGTTAATGCTTTCAAAAGtaaaattcaattcaaatattaaaccAATCATTGCAAAGACATAAAAGATAGAAATGAAACTAGGTTcacaaacaaagaaaatataagtTAGAAATAATAGAAAGAGTGATTGAAGCTAAAAATCAACTACTTTAATGCAATACTCAGAATATGTTGTATCTTCTTCCCACCACCTTCATCATCTCAGCATATCAATTCAATGAAAATGGGAATGGTGATGAGAGATAACGATCGTATGAAAGTAAGTGATAAtagatattttattctttaatttccttataactttgttttgatttttggtGGTGAATGTAAAGTTaccttaaattaaaattttgatataatattgACAAATCGTGATCTAATACTTCTCGAAAAAGATTGTAAAGGTTTGAAATAgttttgagttaaaattttattttggtttatgcTTTGACGAGTGACTCATTACCTGTTTATTCTCTCATGGATTTATTGTTTGTACATAAGTTTTTTGAGATGTATATGATGCTAGATAgttgttatatataaagattaaatgtatatcaaaactattttattccacctattaattaatatacaaatattagttatactttactattaaattattaaataagcatttgtataatttatttaaacttttgtttaaaaataagataagtgttgcatctcaatgaagctttacaaattttatatgtaatattatataatagttgtattatcataattttacaTCATGTTTTAGGTAACATTTATGTAACTTTATGAGGAAACAATAACATAAGGTATTTGGTGATTAAATAATCTAtgattatatacattttaattattaatattagtgaaatatatatattatatacgtattcaattttttataaaaataaaaaataataaaattataattataaaatttaatatagataattttataattcaagtgtagataacttttatttattttttagattatttatttaataataaaaaaagtcaaattaaaaaaaggattaaattaaaaaaatcaattttaaaaattgataacttgaaggataaaattaataaaaattgtaaaaaaaaactcttatatatatatatatatatatatatatatatatatatatatatagatagatagatagatataaaTATTGAACTATGTAATATCATTTTTATGAATCAAATAGAATAACTGATTGAGAtatgtataaatttatttaaagtatctTTATATTCTGTTATagttttatcaattatttacttaaattaataagtatataattattataaattaaaagatttgatcaagatattatttatttatttaaagtattaatttcatactttatttttaagcattaatatttataaatgaagtaaataatttatatattattttttttgaatttcaaaaataatatgacaataaaaatcattcagaacaaaaattatttaattttataattactttttataacaactattttataatttattaatatatttttttcaatagatcaaaattatttttgtaacttaacAAAACTCTtgatatagtaaaaaaaaaaagtagacaaACTTGcgcatattaaatataattttactagtatacattaaaaaaatatataaaaagagttttgttgacattttcttttttcaaacaaaattgcTGAAGAAGACTTATAAATGTAATTTCACAGAAAAGATTGGTTGGGtgatttttataagaaattacttgtaaatttaaaattctttaattacaTGTTTAAACTTGTTGTTCAtcaagttaatattttaagatttttttttgttatatatatattaggaaaaattttcaaattttctcacTCTAAAGTAAACTATATATGTCTAAAAAAGTTACCTACATATGTAGGATAAACTATAAGAAACTTATTTCttgtcaattttataaaaaaaaaattataaaaagaatcctaaaaaataaatgtagcattttaataataagcattaatattattgtttctcTCTTGTTTCTAGTCATAGATATACATCACTGAAATTCTGAGCATGATAGTGACTGTGTGGCATCATCAAAGTTACCAAAATTCTGTTAGTTAGAAAATAACATATGGTTTAAAATCTCTTTTAAAGTTCTACACACTGATATAGAAATTACTGACTGGATTTGTATTGATTCactaacatataaatatatgtggTTACTCCAaactaacaaaattatttaaaatacgtCTTAGAAATAATCttctttaaaagttttaaactttttattcttAGATGTGCATAGTCTATCcagtaatttaattttgtaaatttgaaaAGCTTGAACCTTAAAAGAACAAATTGCATGTATGGTAGTTTATCGAAGaagtgaaaatgaaaagttgaagCATTTTGAGTGGCGACAAAGTGCGGAATCCAATGCCACTATTGATGCTTTGAGGGAGGGCCCTTGCGCACTTCTTTTTCTTCGGCCATAACCCATTTCGTGGGATCCACAAACCGACCCTCAAGTTTTTTGACGCTGGCTCACTTCACTCTCCGCATTTTTCAATTTCCAATGATGTTGTAGTGTTTGCTTAGATGTCTGCAACAAAGAAGGTGTCATTTTCACCTCATCTTTTTCCTCTTCGGAGAAGGTCCACACCACGATTAGCCACTGACTCAGTGCCTACGGGTTACATCTGTTTTGACGGCGACACACCATCTGGAGCCACGTTACAATGTCTTTCAACACACCTCATCTCTCTCTTTCATCTACAAAAAcacaactaaaaacaaaaagtttTGGAACAACTAATAGAATAATACTATTGTATAGTtcttaatgaaaatatattaagaaaat contains:
- the LOC114176936 gene encoding pentatricopeptide repeat-containing protein At1g11290, chloroplastic-like encodes the protein MQNHTHSFNSLLRACKTLNQAKQLHTYILQTTSHRNPFFVTKLIQIYADFNDLRSALALLQQLSHPNVFAFTSILSFYSKHGYPHQCIQTYAKLRQNGVVPDGYVFPKVLKACAQLSCLGTGTVVYKDVIVLGAESNLQVRNSVLDMYSKCGDVWSAKQVFDEMPERDVFSWNSMMSAYVCNGLPQRAVEVFRVMKRDGCECALDVVTWNTLMDAYCRMGMCCEAWRAFGEIEVPNVISWTILISGYASVGRHDVSLGIFRKMMNVGMVSPDVDALSGVLVSCRSLGALASGMEVHGYGLKIMCGDVFYRSAGAALVTLYAGCGRLDRADIVFRRMDKSDAVTWNAMILSLIDVGLGDLALECFRKMQERGVRIDGTTVSTILPVCDLRCGKEMHAYVRKCCLSSVILVNNALVHMYSVRGCIAYAFAVFSTMVAKDLVSWNTIIGGFGTHGLGQTALKLLQEMSDSGVRPDLVTFSCVLSACSHSGLVDEGIKLFYRMTKDLGLTPVREHFSCVVDMLARAGRLEEAFDFINQMPQEPDKHVWGALLAACQEHQNVSVGKVAAEKLISLEPQEAGHYVTLSNIYSRAGRWDDAAIVRRRMQGHALPKPSGHSLVGIGS